The genomic segment AAATGAAGAAGAACAACTGGTCAGTGAACTGTTTGGCAGTGACCGGCCAGCTGATCAGAAAATAGCCTCCAGCCTGCAGATTAGAGATATGGTCAGCAAAGAACAGGCAGCAATCGAATACAGGCCCTCCGTGCGGATAGATGGCAGGTTTGGCTCAGCAGATGACCAAGGCAAATTTGAGCATGTGTTTGTTGCTGCCGGAACGCGTTTTCAGGGAGAATTTTATGTATCCGCTGAAACTGAAAAGCAAAGTGAGCAATTCCACCAGATCGCCTGCAACTGCATAGCCGCGATTAATCATGGATTTATTCGATTCGGTGCCTATAAGGGGATCGGCGGAGGATTAATGAAGGCGGAGAATTTCCGTTACAGCATCTATGATTTATTTAAAATTGACGACTTTTTTCTGCTTTTCTCACGCAAAGATGAGCAGGAGAAAATGAGTCGGTTCGAAGATATCAATCTGCCAGAAGCAGCGGGAAAACAAGAATACAAATTCTCGCTGAGTGTCCGTTTTGACGCACCAATGCTCATACGAAGTGATACCTCAGTTGAGCAGAGTCTTGATGATACGGCGTCAAAACATCTGGATGCTGCTCCCATCAGAAGTTCGGACGGGAAATATATTATTCCCGGATCAAGCTGGAGAGGTGTGCTTCGTCATCAAATGGAAAGAATACTCGGATACTACGGACAGACTTCACTTCTTGATGATATATTTGGTAATAGTGGCGATAAGAATCCATCATCGGGAAAAATCTACGTATCTGATGCGTTGATCACCTCCGATCGCTCAGCTGATTATTACGGCATTCACATTGATAAGCTGACCGGTGGTGTGATGAAAGGTGCTTTGAGACAGGAACGCACAGTGTGGGGACGGGCATTGTTTCAGCTAAATCTGGCCGAGGAGAGGCAGGAAAAAGCAGAAAAAGCAGCTGGAGCCATATTACTTGGCCTGAGAGATATAGCCGAGGGATCTGTAAATCTCGGCAGTCACTCATCTGGGGGATTCGGTTATCTTCGAGGCGAATCGTTGACGGTTCGCTCTCCGGAAGGTGCCGTTTCTGTTGACTTCAGAAGACAATCCGTTGAAAACAAAGCGTTGGTCGATCGCTGGCTGGCGCGGTTACAGGGAGGAAAAGCAAATGAGGCCGTCTGACATCACGGATCGTACGAAATTGACTTCTGACTTTTTGAGAGAATATGACCTTAATCAGGCGCTTCTGTACTTTTATGATCATATTGGGGTTTGGCACGAAACGCCTGTTGCTCCGTCGAATTTGGATGAGGAGCAACTGATGGAAGGGTACTGGTTCGGCCGTGATCACTTTTTACATGCCTTTCGGGGCGATGATCATTCGGAAATGCGTTATCTGTTCTGCAGTGACGATGATGACACCTCCGGATTCACCAAAGACAGAGGTTTTATGATTCGGAATTCTCGTTTTGGGAAAACACTTCATACCCGTTACTACTATGAGGCTGATAACGATGGGCAATACACAGTCGTTTATGCCCGGCCATTACGGATCGACAAATGAGTCCATATACCAGAGGAGGTTTCATTGATGGCACAAGGATACACGAATGCTCCTTATAACTTTATCGACTTTCCTGACAAGTGGGTGGAAAGGTATGCTGATATCAGTGAACTTCCACATCATAATCGATATGTTCAAGGCACGCTGAGCGGAAAGGTTGAATTCGCCTTTAAAGCACAGACACCGGTCTGCTCCGGGGGCGAAAGAAAAAATAATGAAGTATACCCATTTAAGAACCAGTTGGGGTACGCCATACCCGGACGTTCCATTCGCGGGCTGATCCGCAGCCATGTTCAGATCCTGGGGATGAGCAATATTCGTGACGACATCGAGAATGAAACTTTTCTTTATCGAAATGTGGCCAGTACAAACAGTCATCTCAAGAAACAATACGATGCGGCGATCGGCGTCGGAACAGGCAGGGAAAAAACGCATCAGCAGGCCGAAAGAGGTGCTCTTCCGGATAAACTGAAGGCAGGCTATATCGAATGGATGCCCGATAGCAAACGTTATCGAATTATCCCGGCTGAAGAAGACAGGAATGGCAGGCAGTTTTACCGCATCTCAGAAAAGAAACTGCGCCAGATGGATTTGAAACAGGTAAAAGAGATTAACTATATGTATAGACCTGAAGTGTGGTCACAGTTACGCGGGTTCAGCTATAAAAAGGACCGGAATAAGATAAACAGAATTCTGGGAGATTATGAAAACAGGAATAACTATCATCCATATTATACCCCGGTTCGATTTGCTCTTGATGTGGACGGTATTCATGTAAGTAAGGTGGTGCCAAAATCAACTCCACTGGAGAAGGGACTGGAAGACGGCTTACTTCTGTCCTCAGGATTTATCAAGGGGAAGAAAAACCACTACATAATCAGACACCCTTCAGACGTGGGTCCGGACGGCGGCAAGATCATTGATCCGAGATCCATTGACGACTATGAACAGGATTTAAAACGAAAAAAAATGTCTGGCGAAAGTAAAAAAAAGGACAGAAACAGCACCTTCTACTGGCTTCCGGGCCGTGACCAGTCGATGAAGAAGCCTATTTTCTATGCGGAATCCGATGAACAGCTGAGTTTTGGCTTTACCCCATATTTACGTATTTTTTACGATTACACCATTCATCATGGACTCCCGGAAGCATTCCGAACGGGAGAGAAACTGGATTATGATAAGGCTCTTTTCGGGTTTACAGGCGATGAAAAGCATCCAAAGTTGAAAAAGTCGTACAAATCCCGGTTATCATTCAGTGATCTTCAGGCCGACGGAAACCCCCATCCGAACAAATCAGTAACCGTCACTCTGGCAGAACCGAAAGCGACAGCTTATCCTCTTTACATCAAGCAGCCAAAGGCTGAGTCAGGGACTTTATATTCTTACAATGATAACCGTTTTCAGCTAAGAGGAATGAAAAAGTACTGGTTACAGAAACCGAAACCGTCTGAACCAACAGGAAATCACAAAATGAACACGATACTTCACCTGCTGGATGCAGGGACAACATTCAGAGGGTGTATTCGATTCACCAATCTGGCACCGGACGAGCTCGGTCTGGTACTGTGGTCGCTGCTGCTGAATAAACAGAGTGTGATACAGACAGGCATGGGAAAACCATATGGCTATGGTCAAATGAAACTCGACCGTGAATCGGTAAAATTATTGATCGAGCGTCCGGATAAGAAGTACGGATCACACTTTACTTTTTTCAATGACTATACCGAAACAGCCGATCCTGAAAAATACATTTCTTGTTTCAAGCGATACATGCGGGATGAACAGAAAGTGATGATCATGAATGAACCAAGTGTCCAGGGATTCTTCAAGATGCTCACAAATCAAATGAAGGATACTCAGGTACGATATCGTGAACTGAAAGAGTTTAAAAGTTTAGATCCACTGCCGACCATTGATGAACTTCTCACTGGACATATTAAGTACTTTAAGGGGGATATGCGCAAAAGACCACGGGGCCAGCAATTCGGCAACCGGTTTAGAAGGGGCAGTGGCAGGAACAACCAGCAGTCTCAAAACAAGTTTCGAAACAACCGGTCTGGACAATCCGGGAATTATTATTCCTCAGGCGGTGATAGGCATTCCCAAATTGATGAGCGGTGGGCTAAACTGCGGAAGCTCAGAGACAAAGACAATAATAACAACGGTGATCACAAGAATAACAGATAAGCCTGTTTATCAGTTCACAACAAAATAATGGAGATTGATCAGCACACTCTGGATCGATCATCACGAGGAGGAATGATGAGTGTGAAGATACTAATTCTGACAATTGGTGGTTCGGATACTCCGCTTGTAAAAAGCATTGAATCAGCACATGCCGACCATGTTTATTTTGTTTGTTCGGATGGCTCTAATGGACAGGCGAGCAGTGTGTCCATGGTTACGGGGAAAGGGAATGTTTGCGGCGGAAATTCCCGTCCAAATATCATGATACAGTCCGGAACAAATCCGGAGCAGACAACCATCCTCGAAGTAGATCCTGATGAGCCGGCAGATACCTTTAACGTGGTATTGCCTGTTTTGAAAAAACACAGGAACGATCAATGCATTGTTGATATTACAGGAGGTACAAAGTCGATGGCCGCCGGGCTGTATAGTGCCGGTGCGGAGTTCAGAGATATTAATTTCACTATCGTAACCGGGTATCGATCTGATCTTCATCCTGTAACAGGGACACACAGCTATGCCACATTACTTAAGAAAAATGTTGTTTTCGGGAAGCGGCGCATGATCATTGTTCAGTCACTTATCAGGAAACAGGACTATGAGTCGGGCATTCCCCTGATTGAGAATCTGTTTCGGACAGAAGGTTTCGGATCTGATAAAGCATCATCATCGAAACTAAATCAATTATATTATTTCTGCAAGGCATTTTCTGCCTGGGATAATTTTGATTATGCAGAAAGCCGGGAGTTGTTGGAATCGTATATAGAAATGATCAGCTCCGAACAAAAAAAGGTGATAGCAGATTATAAATCTCTTGCAAAACGACTGGCACACGCTGTTGATCTATTCTATGATCCCTCGACTCGTAGGAAATATAGGAAGGGACGCCAGAATATGTACCTGATCATCTATGACTTGATCAGAAATGCGAAACGGAAAGCAGCGAAAGGACACTTTGACGATGCGGTGGCACGTCTTTACAGAGCAACGGAAATGTATGCCCAGGTCACTTTGATGCAGTTCAACATTGATACGTCAGATGTTGACATCGCAAGAGTGGCACAGCTTGGTGCGGATAAACCGGTCATTGACGAACTAAAGCGGAAAGCATCAGAAAATGGTGGTAAAGTTCAAATTCCTCTGCAGGCCGCCTACCAACTGCTGGCTGATCTGCATCACCCGATCGGAAATCTATGGAAACCGGAAAAGGATAAAATAACAGATTCCCTGACAATCAGAAACTACAGTCTGCTTGCGCACGGGATACGGCATGTGTCAACAGATGACTACGAAAAAGTAAGCCGCATAATCATCGGCTTTTTGCAGAAATGTGATGATCAAAATAAGGAGCTGGCAAAATCAAAAATAAAACTGGAAAATTACATGGATCTACCCAATCAAATTATCCTATAAGTACGTTCATGTTTGTCTACCTGATCATCGGAATGTAGAGTGGCTGACTAATCTCTGATCATCTGAGAGATGATTCTTGGGGGGTGTTAACAATCGGTCGGAATATTCTATTTTCATTTCTTGGAACGACAGATTATAAGGAATGTATCTATACCTGGCATGGGCAGGAAAGCCGGCCAACCCGTTTTGTACAGACAGCGATTATTGAGCATCTGATGCGAATGTTCGAACATCTGGAAGTTGTCATTTTTGTCACAGAGGATGCGCTGAAGAAGAACTGGGAGGATGGTTTTTATGAGGATGAGGCCGGTGAAGCGAAGCGGGGGTTAAAGTCCTGTCTCA from the Sporolactobacillus sp. Y61 genome contains:
- a CDS encoding RAMP superfamily CRISPR-associated protein; this translates as MSMKRFMAIYRFLLISTGPLHIGDDDGELLIEENSGRAVLPGTSFIGVLKAYAKKNEEEQLVSELFGSDRPADQKIASSLQIRDMVSKEQAAIEYRPSVRIDGRFGSADDQGKFEHVFVAAGTRFQGEFYVSAETEKQSEQFHQIACNCIAAINHGFIRFGAYKGIGGGLMKAENFRYSIYDLFKIDDFFLLFSRKDEQEKMSRFEDINLPEAAGKQEYKFSLSVRFDAPMLIRSDTSVEQSLDDTASKHLDAAPIRSSDGKYIIPGSSWRGVLRHQMERILGYYGQTSLLDDIFGNSGDKNPSSGKIYVSDALITSDRSADYYGIHIDKLTGGVMKGALRQERTVWGRALFQLNLAEERQEKAEKAAGAILLGLRDIAEGSVNLGSHSSGGFGYLRGESLTVRSPEGAVSVDFRRQSVENKALVDRWLARLQGGKANEAV
- a CDS encoding TIGR03986 family CRISPR-associated RAMP protein, with amino-acid sequence MAQGYTNAPYNFIDFPDKWVERYADISELPHHNRYVQGTLSGKVEFAFKAQTPVCSGGERKNNEVYPFKNQLGYAIPGRSIRGLIRSHVQILGMSNIRDDIENETFLYRNVASTNSHLKKQYDAAIGVGTGREKTHQQAERGALPDKLKAGYIEWMPDSKRYRIIPAEEDRNGRQFYRISEKKLRQMDLKQVKEINYMYRPEVWSQLRGFSYKKDRNKINRILGDYENRNNYHPYYTPVRFALDVDGIHVSKVVPKSTPLEKGLEDGLLLSSGFIKGKKNHYIIRHPSDVGPDGGKIIDPRSIDDYEQDLKRKKMSGESKKKDRNSTFYWLPGRDQSMKKPIFYAESDEQLSFGFTPYLRIFYDYTIHHGLPEAFRTGEKLDYDKALFGFTGDEKHPKLKKSYKSRLSFSDLQADGNPHPNKSVTVTLAEPKATAYPLYIKQPKAESGTLYSYNDNRFQLRGMKKYWLQKPKPSEPTGNHKMNTILHLLDAGTTFRGCIRFTNLAPDELGLVLWSLLLNKQSVIQTGMGKPYGYGQMKLDRESVKLLIERPDKKYGSHFTFFNDYTETADPEKYISCFKRYMRDEQKVMIMNEPSVQGFFKMLTNQMKDTQVRYRELKEFKSLDPLPTIDELLTGHIKYFKGDMRKRPRGQQFGNRFRRGSGRNNQQSQNKFRNNRSGQSGNYYSSGGDRHSQIDERWAKLRKLRDKDNNNNGDHKNNR
- a CDS encoding TIGR02710 family CRISPR-associated CARF protein, giving the protein MKILILTIGGSDTPLVKSIESAHADHVYFVCSDGSNGQASSVSMVTGKGNVCGGNSRPNIMIQSGTNPEQTTILEVDPDEPADTFNVVLPVLKKHRNDQCIVDITGGTKSMAAGLYSAGAEFRDINFTIVTGYRSDLHPVTGTHSYATLLKKNVVFGKRRMIIVQSLIRKQDYESGIPLIENLFRTEGFGSDKASSSKLNQLYYFCKAFSAWDNFDYAESRELLESYIEMISSEQKKVIADYKSLAKRLAHAVDLFYDPSTRRKYRKGRQNMYLIIYDLIRNAKRKAAKGHFDDAVARLYRATEMYAQVTLMQFNIDTSDVDIARVAQLGADKPVIDELKRKASENGGKVQIPLQAAYQLLADLHHPIGNLWKPEKDKITDSLTIRNYSLLAHGIRHVSTDDYEKVSRIIIGFLQKCDDQNKELAKSKIKLENYMDLPNQIIL